GTCAGTGTTAGTCGTGACCTGTTCGAAAACGTGATTGTCATCGAATAGCTTGACGTTCTTTCCATCAAAAAGCAATAGATTTTTTATTGTTCGCAGACCTTTGAAAAATATTGACTTTCCGGTTCCGCCGAAGGATCCTTGCTCTTTCTGAGGTGTGTCATCCATACCATATACGATCCATGGCCTAGACTCTGCCTTGTAGCGATGCATCATATATCCAAAGCAGTACATTTTATTGATCAGGTGAAGTGCTTGTTCATCTTTATCTTCTTGTGTGAGGTTCGGCCCGTAGATATTGAATCGATTATTGTCCCTGTATGCTCCAATTTCCTCATCACTCAAGTGCTCAATATTATCTTCCAATTCTTTTCTCCAGTGAACTCTAGAAGTTTGAATAAGGAACCTAAAGAACATCGAGTCTTGATTTTTTATGTCAATAGAATAACGTCCTGAATCGTCTTTGTTCACCGTGAACATCGGCTCTAGCTTTCTTACTTTCTTTTTGAGAATCTTCGACTCCCATACCATCTTTTCGAGTTTATTCGATTGCACATCGTCTATACCTCGAGCAGTGATCTTCCAGGTCGTGTTCTCAAAGAACATATACTGTGTCCATGGATCGTAGTCTCGGAAATCGGGATTTAACATTGGCAACGAATCGAACGAATTCGCAGATATAGCGGTCGACTTATGTACAACATTCAGAAGATGTTCACTTACAAATCGAGATCTCAAAAAATTGAGAAGGTATGCTTTTATATCTTCGGACTTAACCTGTCGTACTAGGTTCCCGTCGATCTGTATAAATTCAATCGTTTCTTCATTGACTTTTCTACGTCCAAATCCGGCCTTAACAAGGAAGTTCAAAACTCGTTCGATCGAGAGCTCGTATTGGTTCCTTTCCTTCCTGTTCCCCTGCCTGTCAAAAGCTGGGGTTTCATCCCAGAAGCGGTACATTTTGGCTACCTTGATCAAGTTGCTTAGGTCTCCAGAACTATAATACTTCATATAGTCCCTTAAATCTTTACAAGGGCGACCATATTGGTCGCGTCTTCCCTGTAGCTCTAATGGAAGTTCAATTGTTTTGATGTCTAAAAACAGCGTATGCGTATTGGTGAGGCAGAGTCTATGGTTTTGCATCTGGCCGGTGTAATCGAGATCCGGGCAAGTCAATATAGACTTCGCTTTTGCAAACAGCTTGAACAGCTGATCACGGGTCAATTTGAAATGTTCAGATGATGGATATATTATATGATATCCTAATGCCCGGAAATTTAGCGCATCGGATCCGCCTGTACAGTAGATGATCTCGTCAAGCTTTTGTTCTTTCTTGTCGTTTTCATCATCGCTTTCGGCTTCCATCTGCTTTACCTTTTCTTCATATGCTTTTTTAACCTGGGCATAGCCATGAAGGAACTGCGCGTCAAATTTTCCATGATAATAGAAACGTTTCCCCTTATCCTTGGATTTCGGTAGGTAGATCTTGGAAAAGCGGGCTCCGTCCTTCGTTTCTTCCTCGATGCGAAAAATAGGGTAGAACTCCGTTGCCTTAAAAGTGATAGCTTTTCTGTCCTTAATAATAGTATAGCTGTCTAGGACATGCCAATGCTGTTCTAAGAGCAACTTTCTAAAGTGTTCCAATACTAATTCCTCTCGCTCGCCTTCAGGCTTGTTTCGGTACTGAGAGGCAACGTACGACCAGGTACGCTCCGAGAAGATGATACG
The DNA window shown above is from Sphingobacterium hotanense and carries:
- a CDS encoding primase-helicase family protein, with translation MQQYKITKEDILLNTNGGLDIFRFYIPDIDEFVRTNKHFTDPGRYEKTPSSKIKRTSDGNYIVNDFGHVGKWMNAIAYTQVKENCEYGEAIKIIAERHGIGSNAQIRSMYEADVSSEDAKPDQPDGEWTFNHAETIKESHLRIIFSERTWSYVASQYRNKPEGEREELVLEHFRKLLLEQHWHVLDSYTIIKDRKAITFKATEFYPIFRIEEETKDGARFSKIYLPKSKDKGKRFYYHGKFDAQFLHGYAQVKKAYEEKVKQMEAESDDENDKKEQKLDEIIYCTGGSDALNFRALGYHIIYPSSEHFKLTRDQLFKLFAKAKSILTCPDLDYTGQMQNHRLCLTNTHTLFLDIKTIELPLELQGRRDQYGRPCKDLRDYMKYYSSGDLSNLIKVAKMYRFWDETPAFDRQGNRKERNQYELSIERVLNFLVKAGFGRRKVNEETIEFIQIDGNLVRQVKSEDIKAYLLNFLRSRFVSEHLLNVVHKSTAISANSFDSLPMLNPDFRDYDPWTQYMFFENTTWKITARGIDDVQSNKLEKMVWESKILKKKVRKLEPMFTVNKDDSGRYSIDIKNQDSMFFRFLIQTSRVHWRKELEDNIEHLSDEEIGAYRDNNRFNIYGPNLTQEDKDEQALHLINKMYCFGYMMHRYKAESRPWIVYGMDDTPQKEQGSFGGTGKSIFFKGLRTIKNLLLFDGKNVKLFDDNHVFEQVTTNTDTMYIDDADRNFPMERVFSMTTGDITVNPKGKTRTTLPFSESPKLGITTNFAPDDLGPSLMRRILFFGTSNYYHVDRSGMFRENRQPVDDFGKELWAAQYTDDEWNLDLNFMAQCCQLYLSWPTWIEAPMKNIMDRAFTNSMGFAFLAWAEVFFTKESGRLDCFVPTQYALEDYKAEANIKTITSNGFNSKMKLFAQLKKMSLNPKEVQNNDGRVTKTWDVIRFDNREKKWIKDDRKKTQAMIYLQSDRDAINDIVHDPTISLADVMEPIPGTKSPGF